In Oryza brachyantha chromosome 1, ObraRS2, whole genome shotgun sequence, the following are encoded in one genomic region:
- the LOC102717559 gene encoding very-long-chain (3R)-3-hydroxyacyl-CoA dehydratase PASTICCINO 2A, translating to MAGVGSAVRRLYLSVYNWAVFFGWAQVLYYAITTLLERGHEAVYDAVERPLQFAQTAAFMEILHGLVGLVRSPVSATLPQIGSRLFLTWGILWSFPETHSHILVTSLVISWSITEIIRYSFFGMKEAFGFAPSWLLWLRYSTFMILYPTGISSEVGLIYIALPYMKASEKYCLRMPNKWNFSFDYLYTSILALAVYLPGSPHMFTYMLAQRKKALSKAKAA from the exons ATGGCGGGCGTCGGgtcggcggtgcggcggctcTACCTCTCCGTCTACAACTGGGCCGTCTTCTTCGGATG GGCGCAGGTGCTGTACTACGCGATCACGACGCTGCTGGAGCGCGGGCATGAGGCCGTCTACGACGCCGTCGAGCGGCCGCTGCAGTTCGCGCAGACCGCGGCCTTCATGGag ATTCTTCATGGTCTTGTAG gTCTGGTGAGGTCTCCAGTCTCTGCAACTCTTCCACAAATTGGATCAAGGTTGTTTCTTACCTGGGGCATCCTGTGGAGCTTTCCAGAG ACACATTCGCATATCCTTGTTACTTCCTTGGTCATAAGCTGGTCCATTACTGAG ATCATTAGATATTCCTTCTTTGGTATGAAGGAGGCATTTGGATTTGCCCCTTCCTGGCTCTTATGGCTGAG GTATAGCACCTTTATGATATTGTATCCTACTGGTATTTCCAGCGAGGTTGGTCTAATCTACATTGCCTTGCCTTACATGAAG GCATCTGAGAAATACTGCCTTAGGATGCCTAACAAATGGAACTTCTCCTTTGACTACTTGTACACATCTATCCTCGCCCTTGCTGTCTACTTGCCAG GATCGCCTCACATGTTTACCTACATGCTTGCCCAAAGGAAGAAGGCATTGTCAAAGGCTAAGGCTGCATAA
- the LOC102716363 gene encoding geranylgeranyl transferase type-1 subunit beta isoform X1 has product MGKPELAEFARDRHVLFLEVMASELPPDYAPQEVNHLTLAYFAVAGLSLLRELDRVNKDQIAKWILSFQVLPETDSELDNEQFYGFCGSRTTQFPSTDVKDPCHNVSHLASTYSALAVLKIVGYDLASIDSKALLSSMKRLQQSDGSFMPTHIGAETDLRFVYCAAAICSMFKDWTGIDKEKAKQYILDCQSYDGGFGLVPGSESHGGGTFCAVAALCLMGFIQDDLASNLREPAPIDVRLLLEWCLQRQVADGGFQGRRNKLSDTCYAFWIGGVLKIIGAYHLIDHDALRSFLLSCQSPVMTSSLIISNFSHTDQVTSLLIISALVCCATVWRFHEVFARSIPGHLPFLLWTCCSFLVGRGRARATLHRTGDPICCIIAWGWFICCIQSTDQVIVFCKVHSCNLVQHTPEKNSSNLYSSLIRVAFNCFFV; this is encoded by the exons ATGGGGAAGCCAGAGCTAGCCGAGTTCGCGCGCGACCGCCACGTGCTGTTTCTGGAGGTCATGGCGTCCGAGCTCCCGCCGGACTACGCCCCGCAGGAGGTCAACCACCTCACCCTCGCCtacttcgccgtcgccggcctgTCCCTCCTCCGGGAGCTCGACCGG GTTAACAAGGATCAAATAGCTAAATGGATTTTGTCTTTTCAAGTACTTCCTGAGACAGACAGTGAATTAGATAATG aacaattttatGGATTCTGCGGTTCTAGGACAACTCAATTTCCCTCAACTGACGTGAAG GACCCTTGCCACAATGTTAGTCATCTTGCAAGCACTTATTCTGCCCTTGCTGTCCTGAAGATTGTTGGTTATGATTTAGCAAGCATTGATAGTAAGGCTCTTTTGTCCTCAATGAAAAGACTCCAACAATCAGATGGAAG CTTCATGCCTACTCATATTGGTGCAGAAACAGACCTACGGTTTGTATACTGTGCAG CTGCAATATGCTCGATGTTTAAAGATTGGACAGGAATAGACAAGGAAAAGGCCAAGCAATACATTCTTGATTGCCAG TCATATGATGGTGGCTTTGGCTTGGTTCCTGGTTCAGAATCTCATG GTGGAGGGACTTTCTGTGCTGTTGCAGCTTTGTGTCTGATGGGTTTCATTCAAGATGATTTGGCATCAAATTTACGAGAACCAGCACCAATTGATGTACGCTTGCTCCTGGAGTGGTGTCTGCAG AGACAAGTGGCAGATGGGGGATTTcaaggaagaagaaacaagCTCAGTGACACATGCTATGCATTTTG GATTGGAGGTGTCCTAAAGATCATTGGTGCATACCACTTAATCGATCATGATGCTTTACGCAGCTTTTTGCTCTCTTGCCAATCGCCTGTAATGACTTCCTCTCTTATCATCTCAAACTTTTCACATACTGATCAAGTCACATCCTTACTGATCATATCTGCTCTTGTTTGCTGTGCAACAGTATGGAGGTTTCACGAAGTTTTTGCACGATCAATTCCCGGACATCTACCATTCTTACTATGGACTTGCTGCTCTTTCCTTGTTGGAAGAGGAAGGGCTCGAGCCACTCTGCACCGAACTGGGGATCCTATCTGCTGCATTATAGCCTGGGGTTGGTTCATCTGCTGTATCCAATCAACTGATCAAGTTATAGTATTCTGTAAAGTCCATTCTTGTAATCTAGTGCAGCATACgcctgaaaaaaattcaagtaaTTTATACAGTTCGTTGATCCGTGTTGCTTTCAATTGTTTCTTTGTTTAG
- the LOC102716363 gene encoding geranylgeranyl transferase type-1 subunit beta isoform X2: MGKPELAEFARDRHVLFLEVMASELPPDYAPQEVNHLTLAYFAVAGLSLLRELDRVNKDQIAKWILSFQVLPETDSELDNEQFYGFCGSRTTQFPSTDVKDPCHNVSHLASTYSALAVLKIVGYDLASIDSKALLSSMKRLQQSDGSFMPTHIGAETDLRFVYCAAAICSMFKDWTGIDKEKAKQYILDCQSYDGGFGLVPGSESHGGGTFCAVAALCLMGFIQDDLASNLREPAPIDVRLLLEWCLQRQVADGGFQGRRNKLSDTCYAFWIGGVLKIIGAYHLIDHDALRSFLLSCQSPYGGFTKFLHDQFPDIYHSYYGLAALSLLEEEGLEPLCTELGILSAAL, encoded by the exons ATGGGGAAGCCAGAGCTAGCCGAGTTCGCGCGCGACCGCCACGTGCTGTTTCTGGAGGTCATGGCGTCCGAGCTCCCGCCGGACTACGCCCCGCAGGAGGTCAACCACCTCACCCTCGCCtacttcgccgtcgccggcctgTCCCTCCTCCGGGAGCTCGACCGG GTTAACAAGGATCAAATAGCTAAATGGATTTTGTCTTTTCAAGTACTTCCTGAGACAGACAGTGAATTAGATAATG aacaattttatGGATTCTGCGGTTCTAGGACAACTCAATTTCCCTCAACTGACGTGAAG GACCCTTGCCACAATGTTAGTCATCTTGCAAGCACTTATTCTGCCCTTGCTGTCCTGAAGATTGTTGGTTATGATTTAGCAAGCATTGATAGTAAGGCTCTTTTGTCCTCAATGAAAAGACTCCAACAATCAGATGGAAG CTTCATGCCTACTCATATTGGTGCAGAAACAGACCTACGGTTTGTATACTGTGCAG CTGCAATATGCTCGATGTTTAAAGATTGGACAGGAATAGACAAGGAAAAGGCCAAGCAATACATTCTTGATTGCCAG TCATATGATGGTGGCTTTGGCTTGGTTCCTGGTTCAGAATCTCATG GTGGAGGGACTTTCTGTGCTGTTGCAGCTTTGTGTCTGATGGGTTTCATTCAAGATGATTTGGCATCAAATTTACGAGAACCAGCACCAATTGATGTACGCTTGCTCCTGGAGTGGTGTCTGCAG AGACAAGTGGCAGATGGGGGATTTcaaggaagaagaaacaagCTCAGTGACACATGCTATGCATTTTG GATTGGAGGTGTCCTAAAGATCATTGGTGCATACCACTTAATCGATCATGATGCTTTACGCAGCTTTTTGCTCTCTTGCCAATCGCCT TATGGAGGTTTCACGAAGTTTTTGCACGATCAATTCCCGGACATCTACCATTCTTACTATGGACTTGCTGCTCTTTCCTTGTTGGAAGAGGAAGGGCTCGAGCCACTCTGCACCGAACTGGGGATCCTATCTGCTGCATTATAG